CAGAAGCATCTTTCCCCATTACCCAGATCGAAAGAGACCCTCCCAGCTACGCGTTCACCGGTTACAAGAACGCTCACACCGCCAAAGACAACCACCAGGACAGGTAGTGTCACCTTTTCTGTCGATCATTAAGGGGGTATACTGAGATAGTCTGCAGGGCCACCTGAACGAATCTTGGTCTATTATGGAGGGACTGGCAGAGCTGTCTTTTTGGGGACGCTGCGAATCACCACAGTGCTTCTATTCGGTGCAGCATGTCTTATCGTTGCACCGGCATGCTCTGTGGCCAATGATTACCCCTGGTACAGCACACCTGCGGGTAAGCCAACTTGGACATTATACCACCCGATCGTCTATGCTGATAATACCCTAGTAATTGTTGCTGGCGCTCTCCCGATGCTATTTGTCTCCTATACGGCTGCACCGTACGTGAACTTTATCCATCTGGCGCTGCCCGCTTTTGCGAGGAAGTCGCGGGAAGCCGCCGTCCAGTACGCAAAAGATCTGCCTCCAACGGCGGTGCTGTATCTCACCAGCATGCGATTCAATACCATTCCCCGGCAAACAACTGCTCGCTTAGGAGATCTTGTTCCGCTCAAAGACACATTGCGGCCCGTCACATTCCAAAATTTGAAACCGTCCCCACAAAGATGGTGGCAGGGTAGAGCCCCAACCCAGTTTTATACCGGATCCCACAGCAAGCCGGGTAGACAGACATCAGCTTTCTTCCCGGACTTATGGAACGGAATTTACCAGCAAATCCAAAAGGCCAAGTCGCAACCTCATCAATCGCATCGATATCCATGACTTGATAACTGGTTCCAATGATGGTCTGACGCCCGTTTTTCTCCGGGATTGATCGATGGAGCCTAGCCTCAGTCACTCTAATCGAAGACTTGGGCGGctctttattgatgatgggTTGTTCCAGGGGTCTTAGGAGATCCGTTTACGCTAGGCTCTTGGATCTTTCTCGCGTAGTAACCATATCACATCCTAGTCAGAAATAGCTTGCCTGAGGCGTGTTACCGTAAAGAATTCATTGAATGACCAGTCATTTCCCCATGCTTCAGAGGAATATCAATCCTATCCAAATGGCCTCGGCATGCCTAAAGTCTCACCTATCTGAAGCAGGTCCGAACCGCAGTCCCTTCAAGAAACCAAATTGTCCCTTGAAAATCCTCGTGATTAGAAATTTGAACATAGTTAACGTTGTTTCCAACTCGATTGaagttttctttcttcatctATCTTCACTTTTGATAAAAGTAGGTCACAGCAACATTCATTTGCTATAATAACCTAGCGTCGATGATATTTTACCCTACACTCGTTGACAAGCCCAGTTCCTCTTTATCATCCACTGAGTTGAAAATCTTGAGTTGACAATCTTCTGCTCGACGCACATTATCAAGCCCAGTTCACATCAACACAACCTTAGTTCTTCTTTAAATCACTGCCGTTTGccctttttctttcatcttcACCCAGCGTACAACTTCCTTCTTTCATCATACATTCGTGATTTCAACTTCAATCCACTTTGACACTCGACAGTAACTACCAGAACTTCATACAGTCTCACAGCTGATTTGAAATGGCTTCTCCTGCTGCTCCTAAGACAAGCCTCTTCCCTGGCATTTCCGCTACTGAAACCAAGCTACTCGTGCTAGCCAACGTCTGTCTGAAGAATGACAAGGTATCTCATTTGGTCCCAAGTTTCCCCATTGTGATGTAGTTGCTAGTTGCTAACAGAAGGGACCACAAAGATCGACTATGACAGGCTTGCTTTGAACGCTGGCATCAAATCGTCTTCTGCTCAGACGCTCTTCCGCAATGCCAAACGAAAGCTAGACAAACTGTACGGCGATAACAATGCTGACGCCAGTGGTAATGGTGCCCAGGCTGACATGTCGCCCGACGATACTCCCTCCAAGCGAGGAAAGTCCAacgccaaggccaaggccccTCGCACTCCCAAGTCTCCCAAGGCCGCTAAGACCCCGAAGACCCCCAAGGGAACCAAGCCAATCAAGACCCTCAAGGGTGGCAAGACTTCTATCAAGTctgaggaagatgaagaccaGGTCCCGATCAAGCTCGAGTTCGATCCTaccactacggagtacgctGAAAACCTCGCTAACGATAGCAGCCACGAGACCGCTGTCACGGAGGCTGTCGATGAACTCGCCATTGGCCCCATCGCTGGATCTGCCGCCGAGTCCGCCATTGAACCTGTCACTGGACGTTTCGCTGAACCTGCCGCTACCGCTGATACATTCAACTTCAAGACTGAGCAGTCCGAGGAGGAAGTCGACAAGGCCGATGAGATTGATGAGGCTTCGCTTGACCTAGCTGTGAACGACAACCTCCCTATGTCCCCATTGCCCGATGAAGCGGATGACGCCCACAAACAGGATAAGGCGTAGGGAGACAATCAGTACTAGGATTCAATTCCCTATTCAGAAACTCCTACAACACAGCGGGGGACATATTTGAAACGTGGTGCTTTTTACCAGATAGCTGGGATGTTTCGCAGGAGAATACGAGGAGGCTGCCAAGGGGAACCATGAAAGCTCTAAAggaacgaaaaaaaaaaacagaacaAAAACACAAACACAGCGTATTCACTAGGTTTTATCTCAAACCAGTGACCAAGCACTCAAATAAATCACTGTGGATATTCCATTTGCCGCTCCAGCTGTACATTTATCCAACAGTTTCGTATCTTTCGGCAATCGGGGATTTGGCCGACATCCGGGACAACACGCACATGTAGTTAACCGTCGACCTGTGAGGAACCCCTAAATGTCGTGTCATCTTCCCATCACTTGTGGATTATTTGGACGTGATTTGGAAGTTCGGACATTCACGCGTCGGTTGAGCTAGACATGACTTTGATGATAGTGGGATGTCGCTTAAGTTTGATGTTCATAAGGGTTATTAGAGTCATCGCAAATCTGGAGTATGAACAAGCTACGACGGTCTCGCGTGATTGGGGGGGGTGGGGGCGATAGTGGCTGTTGTCTACCCTTAGACGTTACTTGCACGTCTGGAAGTTGATTGAGGTGGACGAGAATTGGAGATTATAGCGGGTTAAGTATACAGCAGGGTGATATCTATGAAGCTACAAAGGACGGCTACATGTATTGAACCTCCAGGCCAACACTCAGATCCTTCGTGAAGGTGTAAGGTTCCCTGGCACGGTGGATATATCTGTGGAGAACCCCAGTTAGTTCTTCACACGAATAGTTAGCCGCTTATGCGACCTGGTTATATCTCTCTAGTGAATCTTTCAGCTGGTCTTTTTAGATGTATGGCATATCTTATTATAGATACTCTTCCCATGAATTTGGCTTCAATCCTACGTATGAAGAAGCTAGAAAGATTTCAAATTTTGTTTCTGGCACTATTTGTATAGTTCCAATTGATTCCTGCAGGATATCCTCAATTTCTACAGGACGTAGGACGGAAAATTGATAGAGGCTTGGATCTGACGCGATCAGCCCTTTGTACATTAATCAAAAACTGTGTTTATCGGAGGCTGAAAAACGGAACGAAGGGCAGTTTCTAGGTGTTATCTTAGTGATGAAGGGTTACAGATTAGGCACGAGAAAATCACTTAGAACCCAATGGAAAGTCTAGTATCAATTGAGAGGCAAAGAAGCGGGCTAATCTATTGCTCATGCGCTATAATCCTGGTATATTTATTTTATTTGACGCGCTGTGGTGGATAGCTTTGTAGACATCAACGTGGGCAGTGTTTTGGAAAGGAACTATGGAAGCCGGACCCTCTGATTCATTCCTCTATTGGCCCCTACGGAAATCGGTTCGGGTTGGTGTATGCATAGATCCTGCTATGGCATACATTCACAATTCAGTATCCATACATCTTAGCTCTACAAGTGTCCCATCTTCTTTAGTCGTAGAACTCAATACCAGATTGAATCAAAAAGACCTTCTTGGATGCTCTTCATTGCGTGTGGGAGTTCCGAAGTATCATCCCTACGCCGGACGTGGCTACACAGCTATTTATACCCTGAGTTCTCGGCGCTCCCTCCTTGAAGATTCCCCTTAACATCAGTCTGCCTTTTAGAGATTAAAATCTGCGACATTCACTTTTACAATCTCTATTCAACATCCATTGCAACTTCAAATCACCCAAAACAACCATGTCTTACTCCCGAAAGCAAGAGAAGACCTTTGACCTAGTGGAGACCTTGGGACTCACCCCTAACCAGGTGGAGCACCTCCTGCTGGGACTGCTGTGCATGGAAAAGTGCAAGGTACGTGAGATGGTGTTCTGCAACATGGTCTTGGGTCTTAGACGAATATTTTCGGCAGGTCGATTGGAGCAAGCTCGCCGATCTTTGCAAGGTTACACCTTCCTCTGCTAGAACGGTCTTTACCAAGGCCCGACGTCGCCTCGTGAAGTGGGAGGAGAAACCGGCCACTAGGGTGGCCAGGCAGGCTAAGAAGGGGGCcgaggaagccgaggaagccgaggaagcTAAAGAGTATGAGGTCGATATCAAGGATTATGATGAGTATGACGCTGCTTCACAGGCCGACGACAATGAGAATTAAGATGAAATGAGATCCACCGGTGATCATACCACAGACTGGGGTCAATTTAACGACTATCACCGACGTTGAATGTTCCAGGGAGCTTACATGTCTTGTTCAAGGTCAATCCTTGGGGTAAAGTTCAATCACCATGAATCAAACACATGTTGAATATGCATAATTGAAAAGGGTAAAGGAGTTGATGTCGTAGCCTATCTCGCGGAATATGGTGTAGGCTGCAGTCCTCAAGATCAAAATCACATGTGTCTTGTTTCCACAAATCCAAGTGCACGTAACATTTCATTCTCTTCATCACAATAGATGGTGTTCTGCATCAACATTTCACCACAACACCCCATCTTCGGTGCTATTACACAACAACAGAACCCTACACTTTATCAAACAGACAAAAAAACCCATCTATTGTCAGCGACACCGTCACATAGGTAGCCAACTAACACGATGTCGACCACCCCATCTCCCAAGAAAAAGTCCGAGTACTTGGGTGATCTGACAGCCAGTGAAATCAAGTTGATTTTGGCTAGTGTGTTATGCATGTCTGGAAAGGTACACGAGCTATCTGAACCCTTTCAACCATCACTCAGACTGACCATGCCCATAATTTAGCTTGACACCGATAAGCTTGGAAAGTTGAAAATTGGTCGAAGATCAGCTGGGCACCCTAGACGACGATCATGATGGATCCAACGCCAAGGGAAAGTCTCCAGCCAAGACCAGAGCGAAGAAGCGCGGTGGCAAAGTTCTTGATTCACAGCTCGAGCCTGAACCTGAGATCAAGACCGAGGCTAAACCTGGAGAGAGTGCTAAAAATGCCGTGAAGATTGAGGTTGAATCCGGAGAGAGCAGTGACAGTCCAGTGAAGGTCGAGGCAGATACCGACACTAAGATCAAGCTGCAGCCTACCGACTAAGTGGCCGTATCTTCGCAGTCTCTTCGAGTGCTCTTGACTGGCAAACTATCCGAAGACGTGTCATGGGATGCGAGATATCTGAGAGATTGATTTGACAGGAGGTACAATCCAGAAGGGATATTCAAGTTGTATCTAGGTTGTCCTCTCGAATGAGAATGGCTGCAGATGTTTGTCTAATGAAACCCCATTGCACAACAGCATGATAGAGTCACTGTCAAATGTGTGCAGACTTTGTCCATGAATGATCTTCTGGGTATTCAAAGCCCTTCCTTTCTTTGTATCCTTCATGTTCCTTCAACACACTTCCTCATGCTGTATTTCCATCTTCTTACTGTTTGTCCAGTCAGTCAACAAGAACTAAGGCTATTTACAAATTCATCATGTTCTACCGCCCTATAGCTAAGAATCCTGCGTGAATGGGTCTTGCCGGAGCTGATGTCAAATTCCTCCTTCTGGGACACTTTTGCCATGCTCCACAGGTTGTTCCCTACATACTTTAAATGTTGGTCTGTACCTGCTAAACATCCAACAGCAAACTGACACCAAAAAAATAGGCACGCCTTGCAGGTGTAACCCCCAGTCGTGCTAAACATGCATTCTCAGCAGCAAAGTCAACCCGAGTCAAGATATGCGCTGTGGATCCAGTGCTGATGTCAATTTAATCATTCGCACCAGGTGCCATTGGCCCAGAAGAGAGACCCGATGAGCAAATCAAAAAGCGTCACAGGCACAGGAAATCTCACTGCCCAACGAGTCTAACGAAGCATGTACAGACGAGTATACTGACTCAGAGGTCTACAATTCTCGACCAAAGGGCCACCACAAGAGCGTCAAGCGCAAGGGTTGTGCTAAACGAAGGGGTAAAGGAAGGCACATGACTGCGGATAGCGAAAGCGACGATAGCGAGGCCGAAGACGACTGGTCTTCTCAAGCGAATCTGAAACGCGCAAGCAAGTCCCATCGCCGGAGCTCCAAACAAAAACCTACGAAGTAAAACAGACACACCAAGTCCTCAACAACCCATGGAGcaagaaaaggaagaaaaaatcCTTTCCAGGCAGGTCGCTAGATCATCCAGCACAATCGGGGTCTGAAGCGTGACAGGAAGCCGCACAAGTACCGTGATGATTCCACAGAAGAAAGGGCCGACGAGTCATCCAGTGCCGAGGTGAACGTCTGTGCGTTACGCGCAAGCAATGGCAGAGTGAAGCGCAAACGACTCGTGGAGCCCAGTGGTCTAGCTGATACTTGGGACAAAAATCGTGACATGAAGGAAGAAGGCAACGTTCAACCTGCTCGGGAAAACGCCAATTCCACTGTAGTCAAAGCTACACCCCAGACTGGGAATCACAAAAAGGCCTGAAACCCCCAACGAACTCGCTGATTCTGCGGATAAAGACCTCGTGGGCGGAGCTATGGATGGTCTTACATTGGATGGGGATGCACCGAAGACAAATGGCTCTGGTGCAGGGTGGACTAAGATCGAACTGCTGGATTCTTGAATGTGCGTTGATGGCGTTCTTTCTGTTGTGTGTTTTGTTCGACTGGCACGTTTGAGTGAccaggaagaaaagaacagaaaagcgagaaagagataaaaaaaaagcccaccGGAATGACATTTTGACCTAGTGGGCTAAATTGATAATGGATTTAAGGATgacaagaagaggaaaaactAGCTTTGCTATGGAGATTCATACATATTCATAGGAGCAGGGGACTAGATATCCGAACAGATCCCGAGACACCCTTTCAACCCAACAGATGAAAGAACAGAACGAACTCTGACACGAACGGCCAGTTGAAAAGAAAGATACGTAGACACGTATACCAGGGACCGACATTTTGAAGATAGACGGAAGAAAGAATGAAGCACCACCGAACAAGGATTTCACACTAAAGCGCTTCGATTGCCTTCGTCAAGACATCCAAGCCGCGATCAGAGATATCGCCTGCATTCGAGTCATCTTCTGTGACAGACTCGCGCAAGGCCCAGGCCACATCACTCCACCATCCCAGACCGACATAGCCACCGCCCTTACGGTGCTCCAGACTCTCCTTGAGTCGGCTAGTGTGCTCCCACTGTTTAGCAGCATTCTCCGCACATTCGATGACCTTACTGGGAATCCCACACATAGATGCGCAGTGCATACCGAAACTACCTTCTGCAACACCATTCTCAAGCTTGTACAGGAACGTTACACGGCGCTCGACGTCATCGACATGGATGGCCATGCGCTTGGGTGCGATCTCGGGATGATTTTCGAACTCGGCGGCAAGCGAGTGGTAGTGGGTGGCAAAGAAGCCCAGGGCTCCGATATGGGTAGCGATGTGGTGAAGTACGGCCTGGGCCACTGCGACACCATCGTAAGAGCTAGTGCCGCGGCCGAGTTCGTCAAGGATGACGAGCGAGCGTGGGGTAGCTTCAGAAAGAATCTTCTTTGTTTCGGACAGCTCGACGAAGAATGTTGACTGTGCAGCGAAGATGTTGTCGTTTGCACCGAGGCGAGACATGATTCGGTCAACGGGAGTAAGTCGGGCTGACTGGCAGGGAAGGTAGCAACCGATTTGAGCCATAATGACAGCCACACAGGTCTGTACTTGTTAGCAAAGTTGTCAAGTCACTTGGGGGGAAGACGGGGTGAACACACCATCCGAAGAACAGTAGACTTCCCCGCAGCATTGGCACCGGTCAGCAAGTCAATGCTCGCATGGTTGCCACCGAGCTGGATATCGTTCGGAATAAAGTCCTCAacggaagaaagaagacacGGGTGACGGAGCTTTTCAAACTCCAAGACACTTCGTTCGTCCTCCACAAACACTGGTCGGCAACTAGGGTGGCCGATGGCCCCAGAAGCCTTGGCCAAACTGATCAGGCAGTCCAGCTGCGATACAATTCTAACTGCAGCCAGCCATGTGTCGTAATGCTCATCGAACCGGGCATGGAACCGTCCTGCAACCTCCTTAACGATTTGACTGTGGGTTTCTTGGGCCTCTTGTAACTTGCGAATGAGGCTTCGGAGCTCGGGGAAGTAGTATCGCTTGACCTGCTTCGTCGCAGACATTTGGTTCCAATCCTTGGGAATGTTCTTCACCTTAATTGGAACTTCTAGTTGGTAG
The nucleotide sequence above comes from Penicillium digitatum chromosome 1, complete sequence. Encoded proteins:
- a CDS encoding 60S ribosomal protein L6-1, with translation MRLQVLLHPQLRTTLPECAQRNLRRSVWVRFKSQIPRPSQKHLSPLPRSKETLPATRSPVTRTLTPPKTTTRTGPPERILVYYGGTGRAVFLGTLRITTVLLFGAACLIVAPACSVANDYPWYSTPAVIVAGALPMLFVSYTAAPYVNFIHLALPAFARKSREAAVQYAKDLPPTAVLYLTSMRFNTIPRQTTARLGDLVPLKDTLRPVTFQNLKPSPQRWWQGRAPTQFYTGSHSKPGRQTSAFFPDLWNGIYQQIQKAKSQPHQSHRYP